In the Paenibacillus sp. FSL H7-0357 genome, one interval contains:
- a CDS encoding DUF2441 domain-containing protein: protein MERSKLYVYHIVTRRKMDIGQIISFDKNQKNTLYHFFFEKEQMNSKGEDFIQILHRHYTNDGFKLDKENADVVIRYAEQTIRATREVIVEMVRLQEYPEYPSRLSCLYAAKSYEDALKWKELFDSYHRNVLQIVKLRVTGNIFEGDGNLLPKEDGIAFSRKIEQAREYWKGNVNNELPELLINGEIEVVEIIDEFST from the coding sequence ATGGAAAGAAGCAAATTGTATGTTTATCACATTGTCACGAGAAGAAAAATGGACATTGGGCAGATAATTAGCTTTGACAAAAACCAAAAAAACACTTTATATCACTTCTTTTTTGAGAAGGAACAGATGAATTCCAAAGGTGAAGACTTTATTCAAATATTACACCGTCATTATACAAATGACGGCTTTAAGTTGGATAAAGAGAATGCAGATGTAGTTATTAGATATGCGGAACAAACAATCAGAGCTACTAGAGAAGTAATAGTTGAAATGGTCAGATTGCAAGAATATCCTGAATATCCTTCACGGTTGTCTTGCTTATACGCTGCTAAGAGCTATGAAGACGCTCTGAAATGGAAAGAACTTTTTGATTCTTATCATCGAAATGTTTTGCAGATCGTTAAACTTCGGGTTACTGGGAATATCTTTGAAGGAGACGGTAATCTTTTACCAAAGGAAGATGGAATTGCTTTCTCCCGAAAAATCGAACAAGCCAGAGAATATTGGAAAGGCAATGTAAATAACGAACTTCCTGAGCTGCTGATTAATGGGGAAATCGAAGTAGTAGAAATTATTGATGAATTCTCCACTTAA
- a CDS encoding cold-shock protein produces MAERRCGIVKWFKEDKGYGRIMLDGQDDNHVFVHFSEIRPDPIRLPNGFRFLKEGQKVAFDLFEFPSMVDSQRWTAKNVQILED; encoded by the coding sequence ATGGCGGAAAGAAGATGTGGTATTGTCAAATGGTTCAAAGAAGATAAAGGTTACGGACGGATAATGCTAGACGGGCAGGACGATAACCATGTGTTTGTTCACTTTAGCGAAATACGACCAGACCCTATTAGGCTACCGAACGGCTTTCGGTTTCTTAAAGAGGGTCAAAAAGTTGCGTTCGACCTATTCGAGTTCCCGAGTATGGTTGATTCTCAGCGTTGGACAGCTAAGAATGTGCAAATTTTAGAGGACTAA
- a CDS encoding alpha/beta hydrolase family protein gives MRLFELLLFLSNIGLFALTILLKKGRRRIPVFVASGIATLLLVIHWTVEGYRVQLFPPYCITIIFLAISGYSYFKKTGQKKIPRFMLGSAYTAIAIMLVVTAGLMYAFPVYKLPEPTGEFKVGTQTFHFVDTNREEIFDEARDGKRELMVQVWYPAQAGNGKYAPFIPDTQILRYMSANYGLPGFTFQHLKYVSSHAYSGAEVSSAQTSYPLILANPGFGSSRFLHTSQAENLASHGYIVAVIDHTYNTFATEFPDGRITTSTTNDLFSPDHDYRTESGNRDKLGKVLTGDVAFALDQFELIQSGQIPSHLKGRIDLGHVGVFGHSIGGATAYDASYDPRIAVGIDFDGGLYRLRDREGLRKPFLFINSESEFEKLKMVMDNRVYTDAELNRMGSTREWEDQVTEDKKLELERRRETVNEGGQVLYIDNTEHLNFADVQFITPIFKMLGATGKIAPERANSVINTYMLDFFDMYLKNQSGILMKGPDSRFPEVKFVTSLL, from the coding sequence ATGAGGCTGTTTGAACTGTTGCTTTTTTTGTCAAACATCGGCTTATTTGCATTAACAATCCTATTAAAAAAAGGAAGGCGTAGAATTCCAGTATTCGTTGCAAGCGGGATCGCCACACTTCTACTGGTCATTCATTGGACGGTGGAAGGATACAGAGTTCAGCTATTCCCCCCATATTGCATAACGATCATTTTTTTAGCCATTTCAGGTTATAGCTATTTTAAAAAAACCGGCCAAAAAAAAATCCCACGATTCATGTTGGGTTCAGCTTATACCGCTATAGCGATAATGCTGGTCGTAACAGCGGGTCTCATGTATGCTTTTCCTGTATATAAACTACCTGAACCGACAGGCGAATTTAAGGTAGGAACGCAAACTTTTCATTTCGTGGATACAAATAGGGAAGAGATTTTCGACGAAGCCAGAGATGGTAAGAGAGAATTGATGGTTCAGGTATGGTATCCGGCTCAAGCTGGCAATGGCAAGTACGCTCCCTTTATTCCCGATACCCAGATTTTACGTTATATGTCCGCGAACTATGGCCTTCCCGGGTTTACTTTTCAACACCTGAAGTACGTATCCAGTCATGCTTATTCGGGGGCCGAAGTTTCTTCGGCACAGACTTCATACCCGCTGATCCTTGCGAATCCCGGCTTCGGCTCTTCCAGGTTCCTCCACACGTCGCAAGCCGAAAATCTCGCGAGTCACGGATATATCGTGGCAGTGATCGACCACACCTACAATACATTTGCAACTGAGTTTCCGGACGGTCGAATCACGACCAGCACAACCAACGACTTATTCTCGCCCGACCATGATTACCGGACGGAAAGCGGAAATCGCGACAAGTTGGGAAAAGTTTTAACCGGCGATGTGGCGTTTGCGCTGGACCAATTCGAACTCATCCAATCGGGGCAGATTCCAAGTCATCTAAAAGGGAGGATTGATCTCGGTCATGTCGGGGTGTTCGGTCATTCCATCGGCGGAGCGACGGCCTATGACGCTTCTTACGATCCGCGAATCGCGGTTGGAATAGACTTTGATGGAGGGCTTTATCGACTGCGTGACAGAGAGGGTCTGCGAAAGCCGTTTTTGTTCATCAACTCGGAAAGCGAATTCGAAAAATTAAAAATGGTGATGGATAACCGGGTCTACACGGATGCAGAGCTTAACCGTATGGGCTCAACAAGAGAGTGGGAGGATCAAGTAACGGAAGATAAAAAGTTGGAGCTTGAACGGAGGCGCGAAACGGTCAACGAAGGGGGACAAGTCCTCTATATCGACAATACGGAGCATTTGAATTTTGCCGACGTACAGTTCATTACTCCGATTTTCAAAATGCTGGGCGCTACAGGAAAGATTGCGCCCGAAAGAGCGAACTCCGTTATCAATACCTATATGCTGGATTTCTTCGATATGTATCTGAAAAATCAAAGCGGAATCTTAATGAAAGGACCGGATAGCCGCTTTCCGGAGGTGAAGTTCGTAACCTCGCTATTATAA
- a CDS encoding LURP-one-related/scramblase family protein yields the protein MKQLYIKQKVFSLSGKFTVKNQQEEDVYYVEGSFMQIPKTFSIMNTTRDEVALITKKVFSFLPKFFVEVNGREVLTIKKEFSFFKARYTIDSADIEVHGNWWDMDFQVLQHGVVIGEVNKEWFTWGDSYKIQILNEEMEAIMIAFVVAIDCVKADQAAASHQ from the coding sequence ATGAAGCAGCTTTATATAAAGCAGAAAGTATTCAGTCTAAGTGGAAAATTTACGGTAAAGAATCAGCAGGAGGAGGATGTTTATTATGTAGAGGGCAGTTTTATGCAAATTCCAAAGACGTTCTCCATTATGAACACAACAAGAGATGAAGTCGCACTTATTACGAAAAAGGTGTTCAGTTTTTTACCGAAGTTTTTTGTTGAGGTTAATGGTCGAGAGGTGTTAACGATTAAGAAGGAGTTTTCTTTCTTTAAAGCACGCTATACGATTGATTCGGCTGACATAGAGGTACATGGTAATTGGTGGGACATGGATTTTCAGGTCTTACAGCATGGAGTAGTCATAGGTGAAGTGAACAAGGAGTGGTTCACTTGGGGAGATAGCTACAAGATTCAAATATTGAATGAGGAGATGGAGGCAATCATGATTGCGTTCGTTGTCGCAATTGATTGTGTGAAGGCTGACCAAGCTGCTGCTTCTCATCAGTGA
- a CDS encoding glycosyl hydrolase family 8 yields MNISKEGSYYTHEYRNLFREIGYTEEEIQARLDQAWNDLFYGAPDVRIYYPADNDKAYMLDTGNSDVRSEGMSYGMMMAVQMNKKDEFDRLWLFSKVFMQHTEGRYKDYFAWHCKPDGSRLSQGPAPDGEEFFAMALFFASSRWGDGPEPYNYSEQAKTILRACVHKGEQGEGDPMWDPANKLIKFVPESPFSDPSYHLPHFYELFAREADKQDRTFWKEAAEASRVYLHQACHPVTGLSPEYANFDGTPAAPQPHGDFRHFFSDAYRVAANIALDYEWFRSDPWQIEQSNRIQQFFRDIEPADYRRYTIDGHPFEEPALHPVGLLATLAMASLAADGPDAEPFARLFWNTPLRSGVRRYYDNCLYFFSLLALSGNYRIYQQE; encoded by the coding sequence ATGAACATTAGCAAAGAGGGTTCTTATTACACGCATGAATATAGAAATCTGTTCAGAGAGATTGGCTATACGGAAGAGGAGATCCAAGCAAGGCTTGATCAGGCGTGGAACGATTTGTTCTACGGGGCTCCCGATGTGCGGATCTATTATCCGGCGGACAACGATAAAGCCTATATGCTGGATACCGGAAATTCCGATGTGCGCTCCGAAGGCATGTCCTACGGGATGATGATGGCTGTGCAAATGAATAAGAAAGATGAATTCGACCGGCTGTGGCTTTTCTCCAAGGTGTTCATGCAGCATACGGAAGGACGCTACAAGGATTATTTTGCCTGGCACTGCAAGCCGGACGGCAGCCGTTTGTCCCAAGGCCCCGCACCAGACGGTGAAGAATTCTTCGCGATGGCGTTGTTCTTCGCCTCCAGCCGCTGGGGTGACGGGCCGGAGCCGTACAACTATTCTGAACAGGCGAAGACGATTCTCCGCGCCTGCGTGCATAAGGGAGAACAAGGTGAGGGAGACCCGATGTGGGACCCGGCGAACAAGCTGATCAAGTTCGTTCCTGAGTCTCCTTTCAGTGATCCTTCCTACCATCTGCCTCATTTCTACGAATTGTTTGCCCGGGAGGCAGACAAGCAGGACCGCACATTCTGGAAGGAGGCTGCGGAAGCAAGCAGAGTCTACCTGCATCAAGCCTGCCATCCGGTAACCGGCCTTTCCCCGGAATACGCAAATTTCGACGGCACACCTGCAGCTCCTCAGCCCCATGGCGATTTCCGGCATTTCTTCAGCGATGCCTACCGCGTAGCGGCCAATATTGCGCTGGACTATGAATGGTTCCGCAGCGATCCCTGGCAGATCGAGCAGTCGAACCGGATTCAGCAATTCTTCCGGGACATTGAACCTGCGGATTACCGCCGATACACCATTGACGGCCATCCGTTCGAGGAACCGGCACTGCATCCCGTCGGACTCCTTGCTACTCTGGCCATGGCCTCGCTCGCTGCCGATGGACCGGATGCGGAGCCGTTCGCAAGGCTCTTCTGGAATACGCCTCTGCGCAGCGGGGTCCGCCGGTACTACGACAACTGCCTGTATTTCTTCAGTCTGCTGGCCTTAAGCGGAAATTACCGCATTTATCAGCAAGAATAA
- the uvrA gene encoding excinuclease ABC subunit UvrA: protein MHKYISVHGARENNLKNVSLNIPRNQFVVFTGVSGSGKSSLAFDTLYAEGQMRYVESLSSYARQFLGLRGKPDVNSIDGLSPAVAIEQKTTSNNPRSTVGTVTEIYDYLRLLWSKIGIPHCPSCGRRVERQSVDQIVEQISSLPIGTKYEILAPVVRDQKGEHQHVFEQAKQNGYVRVRVNGEVHDLSGEIRLDKNKKHQIAIVIDRLIVKDIDVQRLSDSLETALSLSGDLVVIRQTASGEETLFSQTYACPYCSISLPELSPRMFSFNNHEGACPACSGLGSHLKVDPGKVIPDKSRSINSGGIVANGWNNVKSNSFCKMYYEALGARYGFDFDTPLGELTEEALDALLYGTRGEKLEVYHPSEALRKYVKEYFEGIVNNLERRYRETPSEAMQKEIEEYMSVLPCPDCHGDRLSPVVLAVTVNGLNISEFCSLSIDAELQLIRNLSLSKEHSKIAGSILQEIDSRYQFLNNVGLNYLTLSRAAGTLSGGESQRIRLATQLGSGLMGVLYILDEPSIGLHQRDNDRLLLALKKMRDLGNTLIVVEHDEDTIRQADWIVDIGPYAGMNGGEVVVQGGLEDILAESRSITGQYLSRQKQIPVPETRRAGTGQQLTITGAAANNLQGIHVSIPLGTFTCVTGVSGSGKSSLVNEILYKKLAASLNRAHTVPGAHLSIEGMEHLDKIINIDQQPIGRTPRSNPATYTGLFDNIRTLFSLTNEAKIRAYGPGRFSFNIKGGRCEACAGEGLIRVEMHFLPDVYVPCSICKGRRYSRETLEVHYKGKSIADVLEMTAQEAVQFFENIPKIRKKIEALCSVGLGYIKLGQSSTTLSGGEAQRVKLAAELLKPATGSTIYVMDEPTTGLHFSDVHQLIDVLHSLTDAGNTVVVIEHNLDLIKNADYIIDLGPEGGAEGGTIVCTGTPEQVASVETSHTGQYLKKELDKSCVQSG, encoded by the coding sequence ATGCATAAATATATAAGTGTTCACGGAGCCAGGGAAAATAATCTGAAGAATGTCAGTCTTAACATCCCACGCAACCAATTCGTAGTTTTTACCGGGGTAAGCGGATCGGGCAAATCGAGTCTGGCTTTTGATACGTTGTATGCCGAAGGACAAATGCGTTATGTGGAATCGCTCTCGTCCTACGCCCGGCAATTTCTGGGGCTTAGGGGCAAGCCGGATGTCAATTCTATCGACGGACTTTCACCTGCCGTAGCCATCGAGCAAAAGACGACTTCAAACAATCCGCGTTCAACAGTGGGGACAGTTACAGAAATTTATGATTATCTGCGTTTGCTGTGGTCCAAGATCGGAATTCCCCATTGCCCCTCCTGCGGGAGAAGGGTTGAACGCCAATCTGTGGATCAGATTGTGGAACAGATCAGCAGTCTTCCTATCGGAACCAAATACGAAATACTGGCTCCCGTCGTCCGTGACCAAAAAGGAGAGCATCAGCATGTATTCGAACAGGCCAAACAAAATGGATATGTCCGGGTCCGGGTGAATGGGGAGGTTCATGACTTATCCGGTGAAATACGCTTGGACAAAAATAAAAAACATCAAATCGCAATAGTGATTGATCGTCTGATAGTGAAGGACATAGATGTTCAAAGGCTGTCAGACTCCCTGGAAACGGCATTGTCGCTCTCAGGCGATCTGGTCGTTATTCGTCAAACCGCCAGCGGTGAAGAGACCTTATTCTCGCAAACCTATGCCTGCCCTTACTGCTCGATCTCACTGCCGGAGTTATCCCCGCGTATGTTCTCGTTCAACAATCATGAGGGTGCTTGTCCGGCCTGCTCCGGTTTGGGTTCGCATTTGAAGGTCGATCCGGGCAAGGTTATTCCTGATAAAAGCCGCTCGATCAACTCAGGCGGGATTGTGGCCAACGGCTGGAACAATGTCAAGAGTAATTCCTTTTGCAAAATGTACTATGAAGCGCTCGGAGCAAGGTATGGCTTTGATTTCGACACTCCGCTAGGCGAGCTTACGGAAGAAGCACTGGATGCGCTGCTGTATGGAACCCGTGGAGAGAAGCTTGAAGTGTACCATCCCAGTGAGGCCTTAAGAAAATATGTGAAAGAATACTTTGAAGGCATTGTGAACAATCTGGAGCGGCGTTACCGCGAGACACCCTCTGAGGCGATGCAAAAAGAAATTGAAGAGTACATGTCCGTATTGCCCTGTCCGGATTGTCACGGTGACCGCCTGTCCCCAGTTGTTCTTGCAGTTACTGTTAATGGGTTGAATATATCGGAATTCTGCAGCTTATCCATTGACGCGGAACTGCAATTGATTAGAAATCTGAGCTTGTCGAAGGAACATTCCAAGATTGCCGGTTCTATTCTTCAGGAGATTGATTCCAGATATCAGTTCCTGAACAACGTAGGGCTGAACTATTTAACGCTTTCCAGAGCTGCCGGAACTTTATCGGGCGGTGAAAGCCAGCGCATTCGTCTGGCGACGCAGCTCGGTTCCGGGCTGATGGGCGTACTGTATATTTTGGACGAGCCTTCGATTGGGCTGCATCAACGGGACAATGACCGCCTGCTGCTGGCTTTGAAAAAAATGCGTGATCTCGGCAACACCTTAATCGTCGTGGAACACGATGAGGATACCATACGGCAGGCGGACTGGATCGTGGACATTGGTCCTTATGCCGGTATGAATGGCGGTGAAGTGGTGGTGCAGGGGGGACTTGAAGACATCCTGGCGGAGTCCCGCTCCATTACGGGCCAGTATCTTTCCCGGCAAAAGCAGATCCCCGTACCTGAAACGCGCCGTGCCGGAACTGGACAACAGCTAACCATTACAGGGGCAGCCGCCAACAATTTGCAGGGGATTCATGTGTCGATTCCGCTCGGTACGTTCACTTGTGTCACAGGGGTTTCAGGCTCAGGTAAGTCTAGTCTGGTCAACGAAATCCTGTACAAAAAGCTGGCAGCATCGCTCAACAGGGCTCATACCGTTCCCGGAGCTCACCTGAGCATAGAAGGAATGGAGCATCTGGACAAGATCATCAATATCGACCAACAACCGATCGGACGCACCCCGAGATCCAATCCGGCCACCTATACAGGTTTGTTTGATAATATCCGCACGCTGTTCTCGCTCACCAATGAAGCGAAGATTCGTGCTTATGGCCCGGGACGGTTTTCTTTCAATATAAAAGGGGGCCGTTGTGAGGCTTGTGCGGGCGAAGGATTGATTAGGGTGGAAATGCACTTTCTCCCGGATGTCTATGTGCCCTGCAGCATTTGCAAAGGGCGAAGATACAGCCGTGAAACGCTTGAGGTCCACTATAAAGGCAAGAGTATTGCGGATGTACTGGAAATGACGGCTCAGGAAGCAGTTCAGTTTTTTGAGAATATTCCTAAAATCCGCAAAAAGATCGAAGCGCTCTGCAGCGTGGGACTCGGTTATATTAAACTCGGGCAATCGTCCACCACATTATCCGGAGGGGAAGCGCAGCGGGTAAAGCTGGCAGCAGAGCTGCTTAAGCCGGCAACCGGGTCTACTATTTATGTCATGGATGAGCCGACGACCGGGCTGCATTTTTCAGATGTGCATCAATTGATTGATGTTCTGCATTCGTTAACCGATGCGGGCAATACCGTAGTCGTTATTGAACATAATCTGGATTTGATCAAAAATGCAGATTACATCATTGATCTGGGACCTGAAGGTGGAGCGGAAGGCGGAACGATTGTATGCACAGGCACACCGGAGCAGGTAGCTTCTGTTGAAACGAGCCATACAGGCCAATATTTAAAAAAAGAGCTGGATAAAAGTTGTGTGCAGAGTGGATGA
- a CDS encoding carboxymuconolactone decarboxylase family protein → MSNERYTRGWEKLMQIDGEGGKRVIESMRDIAPDLGKYVVEFAFGEIYSREVLDLKQRQLITVASLTTQGGCEPQLNVHINAALNVGLTPNEVIEAIMHCIPYTGFPRVLNAVFVAKEIFEERNLKIVN, encoded by the coding sequence ATGTCAAATGAACGTTATACACGTGGTTGGGAAAAACTAATGCAAATAGATGGTGAAGGAGGAAAACGTGTTATTGAGTCAATGAGGGACATTGCTCCCGACCTGGGAAAGTACGTTGTTGAATTTGCATTTGGAGAGATATACTCAAGGGAAGTGCTTGATCTCAAACAGCGTCAGCTAATAACGGTCGCATCGCTTACAACACAAGGCGGATGTGAGCCACAGCTAAACGTGCATATCAACGCAGCTCTCAATGTAGGACTTACACCCAATGAAGTAATTGAAGCGATTATGCATTGCATTCCCTATACTGGTTTTCCAAGAGTTCTTAATGCCGTTTTTGTTGCCAAAGAAATTTTTGAGGAACGGAATTTGAAAATTGTGAACTAA
- a CDS encoding MarR family winged helix-turn-helix transcriptional regulator, translating into MNEINVPRDRLEIELGEQLNALISSAHALNVKAAAKFDSSIQPAAFHLVRWLYSYGATNAAALAESTAMDRSSVSRLVKQLQALGYVKRETSANDGRGVVLSLTDYGQQKVLDALKEKESVYYERLSDWKDAELHDFIQRLRHFNGFRS; encoded by the coding sequence ATGAACGAGATAAACGTACCTAGGGATAGACTTGAGATTGAATTGGGCGAACAGCTTAATGCTCTCATTAGTTCTGCACATGCATTAAATGTAAAAGCCGCTGCTAAATTCGATTCCTCCATACAGCCTGCTGCCTTCCATCTTGTTCGCTGGCTGTATTCCTATGGCGCCACTAATGCCGCCGCTTTAGCTGAATCAACAGCAATGGATCGAAGTTCGGTCAGTCGCCTCGTCAAACAACTTCAAGCTTTGGGATATGTAAAACGAGAAACGTCGGCTAATGATGGACGGGGAGTTGTATTATCTCTTACCGATTACGGGCAACAAAAAGTTTTAGATGCGCTGAAGGAAAAAGAGTCTGTGTACTATGAACGGCTTTCGGACTGGAAAGATGCAGAGCTTCATGATTTCATCCAAAGGCTGAGGCACTTTAATGGATTTCGTAGTTAA
- a CDS encoding SDR family NAD(P)-dependent oxidoreductase, translating into MVNKENVVITGATSGLGQLVALELGKRGFDLILTARSKERAEITRERIKEQAPSANIDFFYGDFSSIKDVSRVGSEIAAEYPKIDVLLNNVGIHAFKPRITPEGLPEMITVNYFAPWILTQILKPSLQNSSHARVVNVASEASRRHGILKLPEDLTDTTPFTARGSSPVYGKTKLLNIMFSAELARRWSGTGISVNALNPGFNVTGLGRELWFAPVLERLLKALHLGDPRRGTDIITRLIVDPEYLIKTGGYFNVGTGQSIEPVSPGGDDAMQRRLWESTEKLLREKGFL; encoded by the coding sequence ATGGTTAATAAAGAAAATGTTGTCATTACTGGTGCTACCAGTGGACTTGGGCAGCTTGTCGCGCTCGAATTAGGAAAACGCGGATTTGACCTTATTTTGACTGCCCGGAGTAAAGAACGCGCTGAAATCACGAGAGAACGCATTAAGGAGCAGGCACCTTCAGCGAATATTGATTTCTTTTATGGAGACTTTTCGTCAATTAAGGATGTTTCACGGGTTGGGAGTGAAATAGCTGCCGAATATCCTAAAATCGATGTGCTGTTGAACAATGTGGGGATTCATGCTTTTAAGCCTCGCATCACCCCCGAGGGTCTTCCTGAGATGATTACCGTCAATTATTTCGCTCCCTGGATTTTAACACAGATTCTAAAACCTTCCCTGCAAAACTCGAGCCATGCCAGAGTTGTCAATGTTGCCTCTGAAGCTTCACGCCGTCACGGTATATTGAAGCTACCAGAGGATTTAACAGATACAACTCCCTTTACCGCTCGCGGCTCATCCCCTGTCTATGGAAAAACCAAATTATTAAATATTATGTTTTCGGCTGAACTTGCGCGGAGGTGGTCAGGAACGGGTATTAGCGTAAATGCACTGAATCCTGGATTTAATGTTACCGGACTCGGACGAGAACTTTGGTTCGCCCCCGTACTCGAACGATTGTTGAAAGCCCTGCACCTCGGAGATCCGCGAAGAGGAACCGATATTATTACCCGATTAATTGTTGATCCGGAATATCTAATTAAGACGGGTGGATACTTTAATGTCGGAACAGGACAATCCATTGAGCCAGTCTCTCCCGGAGGAGATGATGCAATGCAGCGCAGGTTGTGGGAAAGCACAGAAAAATTATTGAGAGAAAAGGGGTTTCTGTAG
- a CDS encoding aspartate/glutamate racemase family protein → MKKIGCLHAHYSNIEYIQKAIASNDLELVHFVDPGLMSRIASDQNFDLTKAQNKVNEQIEWIANTNVDAILITCTNYIAILNEEQLKTSVPIIKIDEPFIHHVCNITKPQMLLFTNPATVEGTMKRLNEFATTHAKPINIDVQVIENTFELIMQGKKEQYVNEVSNYIKGLLVSDPNKTISVAQLSMVETAEKVEREMDVQIGNPLKTLLTYLG, encoded by the coding sequence ATGAAGAAGATTGGTTGTTTGCATGCCCACTACTCAAATATTGAGTATATTCAAAAAGCTATTGCTTCAAATGATTTGGAATTAGTACACTTTGTAGACCCTGGATTAATGAGCAGAATTGCGTCAGATCAAAATTTCGATTTAACAAAAGCCCAAAACAAAGTGAATGAGCAGATTGAATGGATAGCAAATACGAATGTTGATGCAATTCTAATTACATGTACTAATTACATTGCTATTCTCAACGAAGAACAACTTAAGACATCAGTCCCAATAATAAAAATTGATGAGCCATTTATCCATCACGTTTGCAATATAACAAAGCCACAGATGCTACTATTTACTAATCCAGCAACAGTCGAAGGAACCATGAAACGGCTTAATGAATTTGCAACCACACACGCAAAACCAATTAATATTGATGTTCAAGTCATTGAGAATACCTTCGAGCTAATAATGCAAGGAAAGAAGGAGCAGTATGTGAATGAAGTATCAAACTATATAAAGGGTTTGCTTGTCTCTGACCCCAACAAGACCATTTCTGTCGCTCAATTATCCATGGTTGAAACTGCTGAAAAAGTTGAGCGTGAAATGGATGTGCAAATTGGAAATCCATTAAAAACATTGTTAACATATCTTGGATAG
- a CDS encoding class I SAM-dependent DNA methyltransferase, with translation MIEHSNLEEYQDPVNYDLEFDGEIEKYQFYLELARSSPGEVLELACGTGLTTIPLSKAGITMTGVDISSAMLAYARLKAEGLTVTFMEGDARTFESDKRFSMIYLTGNAFQAFISDQDQIDLLTTVHKHLQLHGIFAFETRNPEGTDLSDQEETEWGSFIDKDGNNVKVSGTQCYDARQHVMHWVTMRDWGDKQTISRIACRFTDQDTLHSLLTRHGFRVEHQYADWDKTPFSPSSSSIISVCRKC, from the coding sequence TTGATTGAACATAGCAATCTTGAAGAATATCAAGATCCGGTAAATTACGATCTTGAATTTGACGGTGAAATTGAAAAATATCAGTTCTATCTTGAGCTTGCTAGATCGAGTCCTGGGGAAGTGTTAGAGCTTGCTTGTGGTACAGGCTTAACAACGATACCCCTGTCGAAAGCCGGCATAACGATGACCGGTGTAGATATCTCTTCAGCGATGCTCGCATATGCGCGGTTGAAGGCGGAAGGGTTGACTGTTACTTTTATGGAAGGTGATGCCCGTACCTTCGAATCGGACAAGCGATTTTCAATGATTTATTTGACTGGTAATGCATTTCAGGCATTCATAAGTGATCAAGATCAAATTGATTTGCTCACGACCGTTCACAAACATTTACAACTCCATGGAATCTTTGCATTCGAGACCCGTAATCCGGAGGGAACGGATTTATCCGATCAAGAGGAGACAGAATGGGGATCATTCATAGATAAGGATGGGAATAACGTCAAGGTATCAGGCACACAATGTTACGATGCTAGACAGCATGTCATGCATTGGGTCACGATGCGTGATTGGGGGGATAAGCAGACGATTTCCCGAATTGCTTGTCGGTTCACGGATCAGGATACGCTGCATTCTTTATTAACCCGTCACGGCTTTCGCGTCGAACATCAATATGCTGATTGGGATAAGACGCCGTTCTCTCCGTCATCTTCATCTATCATTAGCGTTTGTAGGAAATGTTAG